The sequence below is a genomic window from Bosea sp. F3-2.
ACGCCGACCATCGCCAGGATATGGTCCGCGCCGAAGAGCGGATGCGAGAAGCCGGCAGCGAAGGAGCCATGCTCGGCGGGGTTGAGATGGGCGAAGGCCGGGCTCGCGGCGACGACGCTCAGGATCAGGGCGATCGACAGTCTCTTCATGGCAGCCTCCGGCTCGCGATGTCAGCGGATCGGTTCATGGACGGTGACGAGCTTGGTGCCGTCCGGGAAGGTGGCCTCGACCTGCACGTCGTGGATCATCTCGGCGACCCCCTCCATCACCTGCGCACGGGTCACGACATGGGCGCCGGCCTCCATCAGCTCGGCGACGCTGCGGCCGTCGCGCGCGCCCTCGACGACGAAATCGCTGATCAGCGCAATCGCTTCCGGGTGGTTCAGCTTGACGCCGCGCTCGAGCCGACGCCGGGCCACCATGGCCGCCATGGAGATCAGGAGCTTGTCCTTCTCGCGCGGTGTCAGGTTCATGCCGTCATCCTAGAGTTGCCAGACCTTGGGCAGTTCGCGGCCACCCATGAGAAGCGTTAGCAGCGGTTCCAGCCGCCGCCTGAGTGCGAGCCCGGTCTCCTCGACCAGACGCGCGAGAAACTTGCCGTTCCAGGCGCTGGCGCCCCCGTTCGGACCGATGACGGATCGGGCCTGATCCAGAAAGCGCTCGGGTGTCGCTCCGGCGAACAGCACCGTCGCCATGGCGCGTCGGCCGGCCAGGGCAGGCTGCGGAGCCAGACGCGCGGCAATGTCTCCTTCGACGCGCAGATCGTCGGCAAAGATCAGGCGGCCGTCGCGGCGAATGCGCCAGCGGTCGTGCAGATGGCCGCTGCGCAACGTCTCGCCCATTGCCACCCGGCCGAACAGCACGGCTTCGACGGCAACCAGCTCGGCATCGCCTGCGAGATCGGCTTCGAGGCTGCGGGACAGGCGCCCGCCATCGAAAAGAATGGTTTCCTGCGGCAGCCAGGCAAGCCGCGCCCCGGCCGCGAGCCGCAGGGTGTTGCCGACGACGGCATCCGCGCCGGTCGAGCGATAGATGCGCTCGCAGGCCTGCGTCGTCACGCAGGCCGCCGCCTCAGGGCCGAGATCGACCTCCGTCGCCAGCCGGTCGCCGCCGGTCAGGCCGCCGGCGGTGTTGATCAGAATCGCCTGCGGATCAGCGCCGTCGATCGGCTTCGGCAGGCGGATCTTGGCGCAGCCTTCCTGGAAGAGTCGCTCAAGCCGCGTCGTTTCCGACTGCGACCGGAAGCGTATCCCCGCGCAGCCGATCGCGCGCTGCATGCGCGGCTCACTCGTCCGCACTGCCGCAATGTCGGGAGCCATGAGCATCAGCTGTTCCGCTGCCGCAGCGCGGTGGCCAAAGCGGGCTTCAGCGCCTGCAACCGTGCAATGAGCGCGGGGCGGGCCGAGTGTCGCACCTTGCCGCCGTTACATCCCTGCCAAGCTACCACCCTGCGCACGCCGCTCCTCCTAAACGTCGAAAAGCGACGCAAGCGATATGCCAGCCTAGAGCCGTTTTCGATCAGGTTGGATTGCAGAGCCGTCATTGCGAGGAGCGAAGCGACGAAGCAATCCAGGGGGACTGGGTTGAACGCTTCAGCCCAGCCCCCCCTGGATTGCTTCGCTTCGCTCGCAATGACGGTTCATTCTGAGCGAAAACCGCCACGAGGAAGAGTTGGCGCTTCAGACGCCGCCACCTGCACAGGAAATCGGCGGATTTTCCGGGAAGCTGTGGCGCATTTCGCGGCGAGCGCAGATGCCCGATCGACCGCGAGTCGATATCTGCATAAGAAATGGGCAATTCGTGATCGTTTCGCATGCGATTCCGATCGCTCGCTTTTGAGAAGGCTGTCGCGACGGACGCGGGAGACCTTGACGGTCGCGGTTCTCGGGTGATCCCCTCGCGATGAAACGACGCGGAGCGGGCGAGCCATCGCCAACCAACCCATCCGCCGAAACTCAAACCATCAGGAGATCGTCATGGAGATCATGCGCGCGGGCTCGCGGCCCTCGGGGAAAGGGCCGGCCGACTGGTTCACCGGATCGGTCCGGATCGACCCGCTGTTCAACCCGCATGCGCCGGAGCGTGTGCAGGGCGCGAGCGTCACCTTCGAGCCCGGCGCGCGGACGGCCTGGCATACGCATCCGCTCGGCCAGACGCTGATCGTCGTGAGCGGGGTCGGCCGGGTGCAGCGCTGGGGCGGGCCGGTCGAGGAGATCCGGCCCGGCGACGTGGTCTGGTTCCCGCCCGGCGAGAAGCACTGGCACGGCGCTGCCCCGTCGACCGGGATGACCCATATCGCGGTTCAGGAAGCCGAGAACGGCAAGGTTGTGGAGTGGCTGGAGCAGGTCTCCGATGATCAGTATGGCGGCTGATGGCCGACGTAACGGGACCAAACGATGACGCCTGAGCTTTCCAGCCTTCTGCGCGAGCCGCGCCACGTCCTGCTCGACACCCCAACGCCGCTGCAAAGGTTGCGCCGCTTCGAGGCGAAGCTCGAACGACCGGGCATCTATGCCAAGCGCGATGATCTGATGCCGATCGCGCTCGGCGGCAACAAGCTGCGCAGCCTCGAATACTGGCTGGGTGACGCGCTGCGGAAGAAGACCGACATCCTTCTGGTCGGCGGCGGCGCCAGCTCCAATCTCTGCCGTTTGACGGCCGCGGCGGCCTCGCTCGTCGGGCTGGACTGCCTCGTCCTGCACAACGCGCTGGACACGCCGGAGAACCGCCAGGCCTCATTCCTGAACCGGCTGTTCGGCGCCGAATTGCGTTTCCTCGGACCGGTCGATGAAAGCCAGCGCAACGCGGCGCTTGCAGCGGCAGCCGCAGAACTCGCCCGGCAGGGCCGGACGCCCATCATCGTCGGCGATCCCGTGCTGGGCGCAATGGGTTATGTCCGGGCTGCCTTCGAGCTGCATGAGCAATCGCAGCGTGAAGAAGCTCCGATCAAGCATGTCTTTCTCGCCGGCTCGATGGGGCCGACCGAGGCTGGCTTCATCTTCGGCAACGCCCTGCTGGGGCATCCCTTCCAGATCCATCTCGTCAGCGTCGAATACGAGCAGGCCGAACTGGCCGGCTATATCAGGCGCATCTACGAGGGCCTGCAGGAGCGGACGGGGCTCGACGTCGCCGCGCTGCACGATGCACCCCTGCACTATCACATGGGCCATCTCGGCGATGGCTGGGGCGCCCCGACACCGGCCTCGGAAGCCGCCATCCTGAGCTTTGCCCGCACCGAGGGCATCCTGATCGAGCATGTCTACACCGCGAAAACCTGCGCCTGCTTCCTCGAGCGGCTCGCCGATGGAGGGATCGCCAGCGGCGAGCCCGCTTGCGTGCTCCATACCGGCGGCACCGCCGCGCTCTTCTCGCAATTCGGCCTGTTCCGAACGCTGACCTAGCGTCGGCCTGCTTGACGGGCTTCGGTGCCGCTCTATGGTGCCGCTCGATCGAGGTTCTCCGGTTCGGCCCGGAGCTAAGAGGGAATTCGGTGAGGCGCACGCTGCGCCAAGGCCGAGGCTGCCCCCGCAACTGTAAGCGGCGAGCCCTCCGTCCATCGTCCACTGGCGCCACGCGCCGGGAAGGCCGGGCGGATCAGGCGTCGACCCGCGAGCCAGGAGACCTGCCGCGATCGCAAGGCGTCTTTCGGGCGGGGTGTTCCGGAGGGATGCGCATCGGCGGCCGGCTCCGGAGCTGCGCCCACCGACCGTATCCATCGAAGCTCCCGCCCTCATCTCGGGGAGCGATGAATTCCATGTCCATGATTTTCGGCCGGGCCGCAGCGAAGGCTGCGACGCGCTTGACGCGGTCGCGCCGTGCGACCTATGGGAAATGCAACATTGTTACACATGACGCGCACCACGCCGAAGCCTTCCAGCTTCACAGACGTGGTGCCCGCCCCAGCCGAGTTGCCTCCATGCGCCGTGCCTTTTCGTTGCTGCCCGCCCTCTTCGCCGTCGCAGCCGGCACTGCCCTGCTTGCTACGCCAGCCGCCGCCGGGCCGACGCAATATCCGCTGACGCTGGAGAATTGCCGGGAGACGATCACCTTCAACGCCGCGCCCAAGCGGGTCGTCGCGATCGGCCAAACCCAGACGGAAATCCTCTACGCGCTCGGCCTCGGGGACCGTGTGGTCGGCACCGCCGTCTGGTTCTCGCCCGTCGCCAAGCCCTATGAGGCCGTCAACGCCAAGGTGAAGCGCCTCGCCGACAATGATCCGAGTTTCGAGGCGGTGGTCGGACAGGAGCCGGATCTCGTCACCGCGATGTTCGAATGGCATGTCGGGCCGAACGGCATCGTCGGCAAGCGCGACCAGTTCCACAAGGTGAAGGTGCCGACCTACATCTCGCCGACCGACTGCGTCGGCAAGGACAATTCCGGCCCCGGCGACGGCGTGCGCACGCAGATGTTCTCGATGGAGCTGGTCTATCGCAACATCCGCGAGTTCGGGCAGATCTTCGATGTCTCCGACCGGGCCGAGAAGCTGGTCGCGGAGCTCAAGGCGCGCGAGGACAAGGCGGTCGAATCCGTCGCGAAGCTGAAGGCGCAGGACGTCCCCGTCGTCGTCTGGTTCTCCAGCAAGGACATCAAGGGCGACGGCTTCATGGCCGGCAAGAACGGCGTGCCCGCCTATATCCTGTCGAAGCTCGGGGCGCGCAACATCATCACCACCAATGAGGAATGGCCGCTGGTCGGCTGGGAGAGCATCGCCGCGGCCAACCCGGCGGTGATCGTCACGGTGAAGATGGACCGGCGCCGCTTCCCGGCTGATGACATCGAGAAGAAGCTCGCATTCCTGAAGACCGACCCCGTCGCCAGCAAGCTCGATGCGGTGAAGGGCAACCGCGTCGTGATCATGGATGTCGGCGCAACCCGCGCGGGGCTCGACACGGTTGACGGCATCGAGACGCTCGCCAAGGCGATCGCCAGCTTCGGCCTCACCCCTTGAGCCACGCCGCCCACGGCCCGAACTGGCCGGCGCGGATCGGCGTCGCGCTCCTGTCGCTGGTGGCGCTCACTGTCTCGGTGGCGCTGGCGGTGACGATCGGCGAGATGGCGATCCCATTCGATGTCGCCCTCAAGGCGCTCGGCAACGGGCTGTTCGATCTCGGCCTGCCGGTCGGCGCGATCCAGCAGGGCGTCATCTTCGATTACCGCTTGAGCCGGGCGCTGATGGCGGGATTGTGCGGCGGAGCACTGGCGCTGTCGGGCGTGATCCTGCAGGCGCTGCTGCGCAATCCGCTGGCCGAGCCCTATATCCTCGGCATCTCGGCCGGCGCCTCCACCGGCGCGGTCGCGGTGCTGATCCTCGGCGTCGGCATCGGTGGCATGGCGGTGAGCCTGTCGACCGGCGCCTTCATCGGCGCCTGTGCGGCACTCGCCGTCGTCGCGCTGCTCGCGTCGGGGGCTGGCGGGGCGAGCGACCGCGTCATCCTGGCCGGCGTCGCCGCCTCGCAGCTCTTCAACGCCGCGACAGCGACCATCGTGACGACGCTCGCCAGCGCCGAGCAGGCGCGCGGCGTGATGTTCTGGCTGCTCGGCAATTTCGGCGGGGTGCGCTGGCCGGATCTGTGGATCGCGACGCCGGTCGCGCTGATCAGCTTCGGCATCTGCATGCTGCACGCCAAGGCGCTCGACGCCTTCGCCTTCGGCGTCGATGCTGCGGCCTCGCTCGGCGTGGCGGTGGTGCGCGTTCGGATCGTGCTGTTCGCGACGACCGCGGTGATGACCGCCGCGATGGTCAGCATCGTCGGCACGATCGGCTTCGTCGGCCTCGTCATCCCGCATGCGGCGCGCTTCCTCGTAGGCTCGGGCCATGCCCGGCTGTTGCCGGCCTGCCTCGTCATCGGTGCGATCTTCATGATCCTCGCCGATATCCTCTCGCGCGTGCTGGTGCCGCAGCAGATCCTGCCGATCGGCGTGGTCACCGCCCTGTTCGGCGCGCCCGCCTTCGCACTGATCCTCTATCGCGCCCGGAAGCCGGCATGACGCTCGCGACGCATGACGTGCGCTGGGGCGCCGCCGGACGGATGATCGTCGACGGCGTGACGCTTCATGCCGCTCCCGGCCGCATCCTCGGCCTGATCGGCCCCAACGGCTCGGGAAAATCGAGCCTGCTCAGGCTGCTCTGCAGGCTGCGCAACGTCGCCAGTGGCGTCGTGACGCTCGACGCACGCGACATCGCCACGGTGCCGCGCCGCGAACTGGCGCGCCGGCTCGCCTTCGTCGAGCAGCAGGCCACGACCGAGGTCCAGCTTTCCGTGTGCGACGTCGTGCGCCTCGGCCGCACGCCGCATCGCGCCGCGCTCGCCTCCTGGGCCACAGCGGACGAGGCCGCCGTCAACGCGGCGCTCGCCCGCGTCGGGCTCGCCGACAGGCACGAGCAGCTCTGGCACACCCTCTCGGGCGGGGAGCGCCAGCGCGTGCACATCGCCCGGGCGCTGGCGCAGGAGCCGAGCGAGCTGATCCTCGACGAACCGACCAACCATCTCGACATCCAGCACCAGCTCTCGATCCTGACGCTGATCCGGCGGCTCGGCGTCACCTGCATCGTTGCGCTGCACGATCTCAACCTCGCCGCGCTGTTCTGCGACGAGATCGCGCTGCTGCATCAGGGGCAGCTCCTGGCCGCCGGCGCGCCGGAAGCCGTCCTGACGGAGGAGACGATCCGCGCGGTCTTCGGTGTCGCCGTGGCGATCCGGCCGGGCACCGCCGGGCGCCGCCATATCGAATATCTGGTCGATCTGGAGCGCGGCGAAGCGGGAGCGTGACTGAGAGCCTGCTGATTTTACGCGGAAACACGGCATCATCCCGGGCTTGACCCGGGATCCATGCCAGAGCGTTTCCGACAAAGGTTCAGGCATGGATCCCGGCTCTCCGCGGAGTTTATCCTTGGGCCGATCAAAGATCGGACCCGAGGGCTCCGGCCGGGATGACCCGCGCTTCCATGAAAACGCAGCATGTTCTAAGGCGCGCATGTGCCGCAGGCCTTGAAACCCGTTCACTGGCCGGAGGCTTTTCCTCCGGAATGCACCGCCTCTTCGGCGTAGCGCGCGACCAGCTGCTTCTGCACCTCCGTCTCCGGCCCCGAGCCAGCGGCGGTGATGGCTGCGACCGCCTCCTCGCCGCTCAGGCCGAGCGCGACCAGGATGCAGGTCGCGACCATGCCGGTCCGGCCGATGCCGGCGGCGCAGTGAACGAACAATTGCCTGCCCGCCTTCAGGTCGTGGGCGGCTTGTTCGGCAAGAGCCCTCAGGCCGCCCCCATCATCGGGAACGCCGAAATCGCCGATCGGAAAGCGCGTGACGGGAATGCCGAGATCGGACTGCCGCGCAGCGTAATCCGGCGACTTCAGCGCGATCTCTTCCGAGGGCGTCAGGCAGATGATGCGGCCGATCCTTTGCTGGGTCAGGTCAGCCAGATCGTTCTCCAGCGGCCGCAGCCGGCCCGGCATCGGCCCGAGCCAGAGCGTGCCGGCAATCTCGGCCGGCAGATCGACGCGTCGCATGAAACCGGTTTGGGTGCTGATCATCCCAGCCTCCCTCGTTCTATCGATCAAGCGAGCAGCGCCTTCGCCTGGACGGCCATGACGCGCTCCTCATTAGCCGGAATCACCAGAACCTTGAAATCGCCAAGGAAGCTGAGACGATCGAGGATGGCGTTGCGAACCGGCGCGGCATGCTCCCCGATGCCGCCGGTGAAGACCAGGCCGTCGATGCCGCCCATCGCCGCCGCCATTGCCGCGCTGAACTGCGCGACCTTCAGCGCGAAATAATGGAGGGCGAAACGGGCGCGGGGATCGTCGCTGTTCAGCAACGTTTCGACATCGTTGGAGAGACCGGACAGGCCGAGCAGGCCGGAGCGCTCATAGAGCGCGTCCGAGACCTCTTCAGCGCTCATGCCCAGGCTCTGGAACATGTAGAGCACCGCGCCGGCGTCGAGCGCGCCGCAACGTGTGCCCATCGGCAAGCCGTCAAGTGCCGTCATCCCCATGGTCGTGTCGATGCTGCGGCCGCCCCGGATGGCGCAGAGACTGGCGCCATTGCCGAGATGGGCAGCGACGACGCGGCCGGCATGGAGATCGAGATGCCGCTCGGCCAGCACCATCTCCAACCACTGATAGGACAGGCCGTGGAAGCCGTAGCGGCGGATGCCCTTGTCGCGCAGCCCCTGTTTGAGCGCGAAATTGTGGGTCAGCGCATCGTGCCGGGCATGGAAGGCAGTGTCGAAGCAGGCGATGTTGGGCACCTCGTCCATCAGGCGCCGGGCGGCAGCCACCGCGGCGAGATTATGCGGCTGATGCAGCGGCGCCAGCGGCGAGAGCGCTTCCAACGCGGCAAAAACCTCGGGCGTCACCACGACCGGATCGGCATAGCGCTCGCCACCATGGACGATGCGATGGGCGACGGCCTGCATCCGCCAGCCATCGTCATGATGGTCGACGAAGGCAAGAACAGCACTCAGCGCCGTGTCGTGGTCGCAGGCCTGCGGCAGCGCGATGCGCTCGCGCGGGCCGTCGGCGAGGCTCGCATCCATGACCGGTTCCGGCTCGCCGAGGCGCACCGCCTTGCCGCGAGCGAGCACGCTGAGGTCGTCGCTGCGGAAGACCTGGAATTTGAGGCTGGAGGAGCCGGCGTTGAGGACGAGGATGGTGTCGATCACTTGATCCGCCCCGTGCGGCGCGCGTCGGCCAGGAGGACGGCCAGCACGCAGGAGAGCAGGCGCGCGCGCAGATTGTCGGCCCGGCTCGTCAGGATGATCGGCACCCGCGCGCCGAGCACGATCCCGGCCGCATCGGCACCGCCGAGGAAGATGAGCTGCTTGGCCAGCATGTTGCCGGCTTCGATCTCGGGCACGAGCAGGATATCGGCATGTCCGGCAACGGCTGAGACGATGCCTTTCTCCTTCGCCGCCGCGATGCTGATCGCGTTGTCGAAGGCGAGCGGCCCGTCGACGATGGCATCGGTGATCTGGCCTCGATCGGCCATCTTGGACAGGGCGGCGGCATCGAGCGTCGCGCACATGCGCGGGTTGACGGTCTCGACGGCAGCGAGCACCGCCACCTTGGGCAGCTCGTCGACGCCGTTCAGCGCGACATGCCAGAGATTGACGGCGTTCTGGACGATGTCGGCCTTGGTGGCGAGGTCTGGCGAGATGTTGACCGCCGCGTCGGTGATGATGAAGGGCTTGGGATAGCTCTCGATATGCATGACGAAGGCATGGGAGATGCGCCGCTCGGTCCGCAGGCCGGAGTCGGCGTGCACGACCGCGCCCAGCAGTTCGTCGGTATGCAGCGAGCCCTTCATCAGGGCTTCGAGCTTGCCGGTGGCGGCCAGCGAGACGGCCTTTGCCGCCGCTTCATGGCTGTGCTCGGTGTCAACGACCTCCCAGGGCGAGATATCGACGCCGGCTTCCTGGGCGGCCGCTTGGATACGCGCGGCCGGGCCGATCAGGACCGGATCGATCAGCTGCTCGGCGACCGCATCGGCGACGGCCTCGATCACGTTGGCCTTGACGGGATGAACCACCCCTGTGCGCACAGCCGCAAGGTCCTCGCAACGACCGAGTGCGAGCTGAAAATATTCGGAAGCGGACAGCGTCGTCATGGCGCGGCGAGGGCTCCGGGATGGGTAGGTGTTTCGGATAGCGTGACGTGCAGGCGTCAGCCCTGCGCGGCGATCCAGCGGGCGATACCGGGCCAGGTTTCGCTCAGCGTCTTGCGCCCCATGAACAGGCCGATATGGCCGCCGGGCACCAGCTTCTTCTCGATCTTCTTCCTGGGTGTGCCGACGAGGTCCTCCGCCGCAAAGACCTGCTCGCTGGTGGTGATGTCGTCCTCGGCGCCGGCGAGGAGATAGACCGGGCAAGTGACGTCCTTCAGGCTCAAACGCCGGCCGAGGCCGACGAACTCGCCCTTGGCGAAGCGGTTCTCCTTGAAGATCTGCTCGATGGCCTGGAGGTAGTAGACGCCGGGCAGGTCGAGCGGGTTCTCGTACCAGGCCGCGAAGGTCTCGGTGCGGTCGAGATAGTTCTTGTCTGCGATGTTCTGGTAGAGCCGCACGAACTTGTCGACGTAGTGCTCGGCGGGATGCATGTTCTTCCAGCCGGCGAGCATGAAGCGCCCCGGCATCAGGCCGCGCCCGAGCCTGACCATGTCGCGATAGCTCTTCAGCGGCAGGGTCTGCGCCATGCGCTTGATCGGCCCATTGCCGGCATCGGCGTCGATCGGGGAGCCGGCCAGGACCAGCGACTTGACCTTGCCCGGGAAGCGCGAGGCCAGCATCGCGCTGAGCCAACCGCCCTGGCAGAGGCCGACCAGATGCACGACGCCGCCGAGATCGTCGATCGCGGCGTTGAGCTCGGCCAGATAGGTGTCGATGCTGAAATAGCGCATCTCCTGCGTCGCGGACTTCCAGTCGGTGACAAGGACGTGGCCGATGCCGTTGGCGAGCATCGTCTCGACGAGGCTTTGGCCCTTGTCGTAATCGGCGATGGTCGCGCCATGCCCGGCATAGGGCGCGTCGATCAGGACAGGAATTCCGCCTGAGTCGGGATTGCCGAATTCGCGCAAGGACATCGTCGGCAGGTCGAGGCGCACCGTGTTCGGCGTCGCCCAGTCCGGCGGCGGCGGGCGGGTGATCTTCACCGCCTCGGAGAGGAAATCGAGATTGCGCTCGGTCAGGCGCAGGGCGGCGTCGACGGGCCAGAACCAGGGCAGGCTGAGTTCGTCGGAACCGCTTGTCGGCTGGCGAGATGTCTTTATTGCGTTTCGGCTGGTAGCCATGGTCGAAACACCCGCATCGTCGGTCGGCCCGGACCGTAGACAGCCGATCTGGCCGAGGCAACCGCGGCGGCCTTGCGCCAGGTCAAACCCCGTCTGCGATGCGCGGCTCCGGAGCGGCCTCCAGATTGCGGCCCGGCGCCATCGGGCCGACGAGCGTGCGCAGGGCGTTGACGATGACAGCCACGTCGATGCCCTGCTGCAGGAAGGCTCCGACGACGGGCGGAATGTAACCGAAAGCTGCGAAGACCATCGCGACCCCCGACAGGCCGAGGCCGACGACGATGCTCTGCTGCGCGATCGCCCGCGTCCGCTGCGCGATCGCGACCGCTTCCGCGACCCGGTCGATCCTGTCGACCAGGATCACCACATCGGCCGCTTCGGAGGAAGCGGTTGCACCTCTTGCGCCCATCGCCACGCCGACATCGGCGGCGGCCAGCGCCGGTGCGTCGTTCAAGCCGTCCCCGACCATCATCGTCGGCTGACGCGCCTTCTCCGCCGCGATGGCAGCGACCTTCTCGGCGGGGCTGCAATCGGCTTTGACCTCATCGATAGCGAGGTGAGCGGCAACCTCGGCCGCCGTACCGGCATCGTCGCCCGTCACCATCAGGATGCGATTGACCCCGGCGCCATGCAGACGGTCCAGCGTCACGCGCGCGTCGGGCCGCACCGCATCCGCCAAGGCAAGGAAACCGACGAGCTGCCCATCGATAGCGACAAAGACGGCAAGAGCAGCGGCACCGCCGAGGCCCGCTTGTGCCGTCCGGGCCCAGTCCGGCAGCGGCCTTTCGCCCAGCACGAGGCTGCGCGAGCCGGCGCGGACATGCCTGCCGTCCACGACGCCTTCGAGACCCGAGCCCCGATATTCCCGCACCGCGGTGGGCTGAGAGAGGGGCTGCAACTTCTGGCGCGCCAGCGCGACCAGCGTTTCGGCGAGCACATGGTGCGAGGCCTGTTCGAGCGAGGCAACGAGACGAAGGATCTCGTCCGCCTCGACCGCGGGAGCCGTGTCCAGCGCGACCAGCCGGGCTCCGCCCTCGGTCAGGGTTCCGGTCTTGTCGAAGATCGCCGTGCGGACCTGCCCGAGCGCCTCGATGGCTGAGCTGCCCTTCATCAGGATGCCGGCACGGGCGGCACGGGAAACGCCGCCGATGAAGGCGACCGGCGCGGCCAGGATCAGCGGGCAAGGCGTAGCGACGACCAGCACGGCGAGCGCGCGGATCGGATCGCCCGAGAGCCACCAGGCGAGACCGGCGACAATCAAGGTCGCTGGCAGCAGCAGCAGCGCGAAGCGATCGGCCATGCGGATGAAGGGGGCCTTCGCGGTCTGCGCCGCCTCGACCATGCGGACGATGCCGGCATAGGTGCTGTCGCGCGCCGCCGCGGCGGCGCGATAGCGGAAAGCTTCGCCAGCATTGACGGTGCCGCTGCGCAGCACCTCGCCTTTTGCCTTCGCTTCGGGCAGCGGCTCGCCGGTGACGGCGGATTCGTCCAGCCGGGCCTCGGCATCGAGGAGCTCGCCGTCCACCGGCAGCATCTCGCCGGCCCGCACCAGCAGTTCGTCACCGACGGCCACATCCTCCGCGGCGACATCGACAAGGCCACCCGCCTCCTGGCGGTGAGCGATGCGCGGCGTCCGGTCCCGCAGCGAGCGGAGCTCGCGCTCCGCCTTGCCGCGCGCATAGTCCTCCAGCAGGTTGCCGCCGGAATACATCATGGCGACGACCACGCCGGCGAGTGGCTCGCCCATCGCGATGGACGCGATCATGGCGACGAGGGCGATCGCGTCCACGCCGAGCCGCCCGGCCAGCATGTCGCGGATCATCGAGACCGCCAGCGCCACGGCAACCGGGATGGTGGCTGCCGTCCAGATCAGGTCCGGCGACCACGCGCCGTCGACACGGCCAGCAAGCAGCCCAGCGACAGCGCCTGCCAGCGCGATGGCGAACAGGCTCAGATGGATGACCATCTCACGCATCGAAACTGCTCCGGTTTCGCCTCGGGCCGGCGTCGCTCAAGCGAAGATCACCTTGCGGAAGCGCGCGAGCGCGAAGGCGAAATAGGCCGCCCCGATCGCGATGATCTTGGCGATCTCGGGCCAGACGACGTCGAACCCCGCTCCGCGATAGAGCACGCCTTGCGAGAAGGAGACGAAATGCGGCGTCGGGCTGAAGATCCGCATGATCCACTGCAGCCAGATCGGCATGCTCTCCATCGGCGTCGTCGCGCCTGAGAGCAGCTGCGTGACCACGAAGACCGGGATGGCGAGCAGGCCGAACTGCCCCATCGTCGTCGCCAGCGTGCCGA
It includes:
- a CDS encoding alpha/beta fold hydrolase; protein product: MATSRNAIKTSRQPTSGSDELSLPWFWPVDAALRLTERNLDFLSEAVKITRPPPPDWATPNTVRLDLPTMSLREFGNPDSGGIPVLIDAPYAGHGATIADYDKGQSLVETMLANGIGHVLVTDWKSATQEMRYFSIDTYLAELNAAIDDLGGVVHLVGLCQGGWLSAMLASRFPGKVKSLVLAGSPIDADAGNGPIKRMAQTLPLKSYRDMVRLGRGLMPGRFMLAGWKNMHPAEHYVDKFVRLYQNIADKNYLDRTETFAAWYENPLDLPGVYYLQAIEQIFKENRFAKGEFVGLGRRLSLKDVTCPVYLLAGAEDDITTSEQVFAAEDLVGTPRKKIEKKLVPGGHIGLFMGRKTLSETWPGIARWIAAQG
- a CDS encoding heavy metal translocating P-type ATPase, coding for MREMVIHLSLFAIALAGAVAGLLAGRVDGAWSPDLIWTAATIPVAVALAVSMIRDMLAGRLGVDAIALVAMIASIAMGEPLAGVVVAMMYSGGNLLEDYARGKAERELRSLRDRTPRIAHRQEAGGLVDVAAEDVAVGDELLVRAGEMLPVDGELLDAEARLDESAVTGEPLPEAKAKGEVLRSGTVNAGEAFRYRAAAAARDSTYAGIVRMVEAAQTAKAPFIRMADRFALLLLPATLIVAGLAWWLSGDPIRALAVLVVATPCPLILAAPVAFIGGVSRAARAGILMKGSSAIEALGQVRTAIFDKTGTLTEGGARLVALDTAPAVEADEILRLVASLEQASHHVLAETLVALARQKLQPLSQPTAVREYRGSGLEGVVDGRHVRAGSRSLVLGERPLPDWARTAQAGLGGAAALAVFVAIDGQLVGFLALADAVRPDARVTLDRLHGAGVNRILMVTGDDAGTAAEVAAHLAIDEVKADCSPAEKVAAIAAEKARQPTMMVGDGLNDAPALAAADVGVAMGARGATASSEAADVVILVDRIDRVAEAVAIAQRTRAIAQQSIVVGLGLSGVAMVFAAFGYIPPVVGAFLQQGIDVAVIVNALRTLVGPMAPGRNLEAAPEPRIADGV